A stretch of Paenibacillus mucilaginosus 3016 DNA encodes these proteins:
- a CDS encoding carbohydrate binding domain-containing protein has product MMTRMINRSLALPLAALLAVLPLGAPQADAAAVSGQAGGAPAAGMAAKKKGKETPLWTQVWGDEFDDGVIDGSKWTFDLTNGASVGNPGWGNNELQYYTNRPENVKEEDGKLVITALKENYEGFGYTSARIKTKGLFAKRYGKFEIRASAPAGKGYWPAIWMLPEHNRYGGWAASGEIDIMEGWGSRPHTIAGTIHYGQQWPSNTYSGKEYELPNGSTIEDYHTYAIEWEPGEIRWYVDGLLYSTKNDWYSRSADQPANNAYPAPFDEEFHLLMNLAVGGNFDGSPAPDTVFPKSMKVDYVRVYELTGREYREPVPPTVAKEEYLPGAKLPQANGSLIYNSGFTQTLEADPGMGIPGTAHWALYKDPGAEADVSLENIGGSRFAKVTVGQAGSNAYSIQPQAIVSLAKGRYYKLSFDAKTDTARSMNVKVTGGASVGYAGYSQGLNAELTDSVKRYEMAFQMKMASDNAARIEFNLGSNAHPAWIGNARLEEIEGIPFEHDAPKAPLSSGNHVYNGTFDIGEPDGMSYWHLLPDGKAAAAGSVDADERKLNVEITKNGKKEDDVLLLQKGLFLLDGHDYALSFDAKASHSRVIGVELAGGDGKTYAKQNVTLGRDSRTVTVSFENLAAAADDPNAQLIFHLGGSKGTLQFDNIRLVRTSTYFPPDTVFYPLANGDFSGGLNPWQPAVDSGGAVTAKAVDGEARLTVTNQGANPWSAMFLQTGFVSRAEFLTRSASTRAHR; this is encoded by the coding sequence ATGATGACCCGAATGATCAACCGCAGCCTGGCGCTTCCACTGGCGGCCCTCCTGGCCGTGCTCCCGCTGGGCGCACCCCAGGCCGATGCGGCCGCCGTTTCCGGACAAGCCGGCGGGGCTCCCGCCGCCGGTATGGCAGCAAAGAAGAAAGGGAAAGAAACTCCGCTCTGGACCCAGGTATGGGGGGATGAGTTCGACGACGGGGTGATCGATGGGAGCAAGTGGACCTTCGATCTGACGAACGGCGCTTCGGTCGGCAACCCGGGCTGGGGCAATAACGAGCTGCAGTATTATACAAACCGCCCGGAGAATGTCAAAGAGGAAGACGGCAAGCTTGTGATTACGGCGCTCAAGGAAAATTACGAGGGCTTCGGCTACACCTCGGCCCGGATCAAGACGAAGGGGCTGTTCGCCAAGCGGTACGGCAAATTCGAGATCCGGGCGAGTGCACCGGCCGGCAAGGGTTACTGGCCCGCGATCTGGATGCTGCCTGAGCATAACCGGTACGGCGGCTGGGCCGCTTCCGGGGAGATCGACATCATGGAAGGCTGGGGAAGCCGGCCGCATACGATTGCGGGCACAATCCACTACGGCCAGCAGTGGCCGAGCAATACGTACAGCGGCAAGGAATATGAGCTTCCAAACGGCTCGACGATCGAAGATTACCATACGTATGCAATCGAATGGGAGCCCGGGGAGATCCGCTGGTATGTGGACGGCCTGCTCTACAGCACGAAGAACGACTGGTACAGCCGCAGCGCGGACCAGCCTGCGAACAACGCTTATCCCGCGCCGTTCGACGAAGAGTTTCATCTGCTGATGAACCTGGCGGTGGGAGGCAACTTTGACGGCAGCCCGGCGCCGGACACGGTATTCCCCAAATCGATGAAGGTCGATTACGTCCGTGTCTACGAGCTGACGGGCCGCGAGTACCGCGAGCCTGTCCCGCCGACGGTTGCCAAGGAGGAGTACCTGCCGGGGGCAAAGCTTCCGCAGGCGAACGGCAGCCTGATCTATAACAGCGGGTTCACCCAGACCCTGGAAGCCGATCCGGGGATGGGGATCCCGGGCACGGCCCATTGGGCGCTGTACAAGGATCCGGGGGCGGAGGCGGATGTCTCGCTGGAGAACATCGGCGGGAGCCGCTTTGCCAAGGTGACAGTCGGTCAGGCCGGCAGCAATGCCTATTCCATCCAGCCGCAGGCGATCGTGTCGCTGGCGAAGGGACGCTACTACAAGCTGAGCTTCGATGCCAAGACGGATACGGCCCGGAGCATGAACGTCAAAGTAACCGGAGGCGCATCCGTCGGCTATGCGGGTTATTCGCAGGGATTGAACGCGGAGCTTACGGACAGCGTCAAGCGCTACGAGATGGCTTTTCAGATGAAGATGGCCTCGGATAACGCGGCGCGCATCGAGTTCAACCTGGGGTCGAACGCCCATCCGGCCTGGATCGGCAACGCCCGGCTGGAGGAGATCGAAGGGATTCCGTTCGAGCACGATGCGCCCAAAGCTCCGCTGAGCAGCGGCAACCACGTGTATAACGGCACGTTCGATATCGGCGAACCGGACGGGATGAGCTACTGGCACCTGCTTCCGGACGGCAAAGCCGCTGCAGCGGGTTCAGTGGATGCGGACGAGCGCAAGCTGAATGTGGAGATCACGAAGAACGGAAAAAAAGAGGACGATGTCCTGCTGCTGCAGAAGGGGCTCTTCCTGCTTGATGGGCATGATTATGCTCTGAGCTTTGACGCCAAGGCATCCCATTCCCGCGTGATCGGGGTGGAGCTGGCCGGAGGGGACGGGAAGACGTATGCCAAACAGAACGTCACTCTCGGCAGGGACAGCCGGACGGTGACCGTGAGCTTCGAGAATCTGGCCGCGGCGGCCGATGACCCGAACGCTCAGCTGATCTTCCATCTTGGCGGCAGCAAGGGCACGCTGCAGTTCGATAACATCCGTCTTGTCCGAACCAGCACTTATTTCCCTCCGGACACGGTGTTCTACCCGCTCGCCAACGGTGACTTCAGCGGAGGCTTGAACCCTTGGCAGCCGGCCGTGGACAGCGGCGGAGCGGTAACGGCCAAAGCCGTCGATGGCGAAGCCAGACTCACAGTAACGAATCAAGGGGCGAACCCCTGGAGTGCGATGTTCCTTCAGACGGGCTTCGTCTCCAGGGCGGAATTCCTTACACGTTCAGCTTCGACGCGCGCGCATCGGTGA
- a CDS encoding LacI family DNA-binding transcriptional regulator has protein sequence MDIYDIARLAGVSRKTVQRMLNGSASVAPATADKIRRVMEEHHYEPNAAARRLTSKTARTIGLFIVQDERNYSLYSDDLYYGVVIGALISQCASRGYKTLVSIEDVSRPEPILSLYKDKSIDAGIVVSWSDMQQTVDRIAAAGFRIGVFDQNNVPHPAEGLVIPQLDNYESAYRAAAYLLDLGHTDIGVITGDMTIPCSPVRLQGFLDALGQRGIEAPASRIHYGRFREADGEAAVKEWVRTGTLPQAVFCSNDLMAYGVLRACKERGISIPGELSVIGFDDLLVSQYTHPPLTTMRVPRIGMAAQLANRLIDQLEGREAEDTQERFTAELVVRESCKAGRSI, from the coding sequence ATGGATATTTATGATATCGCCAGGCTCGCGGGGGTGTCCCGCAAGACCGTGCAGCGGATGCTGAACGGTTCCGCCAGTGTGGCGCCGGCTACAGCGGACAAGATCCGCAGGGTGATGGAGGAGCATCATTACGAGCCGAACGCCGCGGCGCGCCGGTTGACCTCGAAGACGGCCCGGACGATCGGGCTTTTCATCGTGCAGGATGAGCGGAACTATTCCCTGTACTCGGACGATCTCTATTACGGTGTCGTCATCGGAGCCTTGATCAGCCAATGCGCAAGCAGGGGGTACAAGACGCTGGTCAGCATCGAAGACGTGTCGCGGCCCGAACCGATCCTGAGCCTGTATAAGGACAAAAGCATCGATGCCGGCATCGTGGTCAGCTGGTCCGATATGCAGCAGACAGTGGATCGGATCGCAGCGGCAGGCTTCCGGATCGGCGTGTTCGACCAGAACAATGTGCCGCACCCGGCGGAAGGACTGGTGATCCCGCAGCTGGATAACTATGAATCCGCATACCGGGCAGCCGCGTACCTGCTCGATCTTGGACACACGGACATTGGTGTCATTACAGGGGACATGACCATTCCGTGTTCACCGGTCCGTCTGCAGGGCTTCTTGGATGCGCTCGGTCAGCGGGGGATCGAGGCGCCCGCATCCCGGATTCATTACGGACGGTTCAGAGAAGCCGACGGTGAAGCGGCCGTGAAGGAATGGGTGCGGACCGGAACACTGCCGCAGGCCGTGTTCTGTTCGAACGATCTCATGGCCTACGGTGTGCTCAGAGCGTGTAAGGAGCGGGGGATCTCCATACCCGGAGAGCTGTCGGTCATCGGCTTCGACGATTTGTTGGTTTCGCAGTACACGCATCCGCCGCTGACAACGATGAGGGTGCCGCGCATCGGGATGGCGGCCCAGCTCGCGAACCGTCTGATCGACCAGCTGGAAGGGCGGGAGGCTGAAGACACACAGGAACGATTCACAGCGGAGCTGGTGGTCCGGGAATCCTGTAAGGCTGGCCGCAGCATCTGA
- a CDS encoding ArsR/SmtB family transcription factor yields MGENLTTLHALAEPNRYHIVELLRKGPLTVGEIAERLNLNQPQASKHLKVLSDSGIVEVKPDANRRIYHLRTQPFEDLEGWAASFRKEWEERFDRLDDYLQKLQSQSQGERKKDS; encoded by the coding sequence ATGGGCGAGAATCTGACGACACTGCATGCATTGGCCGAGCCCAACCGGTACCACATCGTCGAACTGCTGCGGAAGGGGCCCCTGACGGTAGGAGAGATCGCCGAACGGCTGAATCTGAATCAGCCGCAGGCGTCCAAACATCTGAAGGTGCTCAGCGATTCCGGGATCGTCGAAGTGAAACCGGATGCCAACCGGCGCATTTACCATCTGCGTACCCAGCCTTTTGAGGATCTGGAAGGGTGGGCCGCTTCGTTCCGCAAGGAATGGGAAGAGAGGTTCGACCGTCTCGACGATTACCTGCAGAAGCTGCAGTCCCAGTCCCAAGGGGAGCGGAAGAAGGACTCGTAG
- a CDS encoding sensor histidine kinase, whose protein sequence is MIWLTVLSMGAAALLLILWLRLKREIRSLTQGLKLIAYEADRRQLRLAVWDRDLAALRSECGLLADRWKEEALRSGRLDESRRRMLANLAHDIQTPLAGMLGYIESAAGDGRLTEEQRTRYLDIAARKGRELSAMLRDFFELSKLEADDTPVRLQAADLAELLPEWLLSLYPEFERMGLEPEVDLPAAPALVWAEPGLLERVAGNLLSNALRYGAPGGAVGIRVQVEEEHCALTVWDRGPGIPQGELPFIFERLYTSDPSRTRTRRGSGLGLVIVKRLVQRQQGAIEVSSVPYERTAFTVRLKRVRG, encoded by the coding sequence GTGATCTGGCTGACGGTACTCAGCATGGGCGCGGCAGCCCTCCTGCTGATCTTGTGGCTGCGGCTCAAGCGGGAGATCCGTTCCCTGACACAGGGGCTGAAGCTCATCGCTTACGAAGCGGACCGAAGGCAGCTGCGTCTTGCCGTGTGGGACCGGGATCTGGCGGCGCTCCGCAGCGAGTGCGGCCTGCTGGCCGACCGATGGAAGGAGGAAGCCCTGCGGTCCGGGAGGCTTGACGAATCCCGGCGGCGGATGCTGGCCAATCTGGCGCATGATATCCAGACCCCCCTGGCCGGGATGCTCGGCTATATCGAATCCGCGGCGGGAGACGGACGGCTTACGGAGGAGCAGCGGACCCGCTACCTCGACATTGCCGCCCGCAAGGGCCGGGAGCTGTCCGCGATGCTGCGCGACTTCTTCGAGCTCTCAAAGCTCGAGGCCGACGACACGCCGGTCCGGCTGCAGGCCGCAGATCTGGCGGAGCTGCTGCCTGAGTGGCTGCTCTCCCTCTACCCCGAGTTCGAGCGGATGGGGCTGGAGCCTGAGGTGGACCTGCCCGCAGCGCCGGCTCTGGTATGGGCGGAGCCGGGACTCCTTGAGCGGGTGGCCGGCAATCTGCTCTCGAACGCGCTGCGGTACGGCGCACCGGGAGGAGCGGTCGGCATCCGCGTACAGGTGGAGGAGGAGCACTGCGCCTTGACCGTCTGGGACCGGGGACCGGGAATTCCGCAGGGCGAGCTGCCGTTCATCTTCGAGCGGCTGTACACGTCCGACCCTTCCCGGACCCGAACCCGGCGGGGAAGCGGGCTGGGGCTGGTCATCGTGAAGCGTCTGGTTCAGCGGCAGCAGGGAGCCATCGAGGTGAGCTCGGTCCCTTACGAGCGGACGGCATTTACCGTGCGTCTGAAGCGGGTGCGAGGCTGA
- a CDS encoding response regulator transcription factor, whose translation MRQGERLKSILLVEDDMDLGELLRDCMERDGLQVVWCRDGIEARERLTRGAADGYDLAVLDLMLPGADGLELLRLIRQAGSLPVLMISCRGEETDKIVGLRMGADDYLAKPFGLGEFAARVHAMLRRYLDFGAPQQPNPWLEQRGIRLNTETYEVYVGGREVALTGKEFELLKVFLAQPKRVYSKAQLFRAVWQQEYLYDENTVMVHIRRLRSKIEPEPSQPRYIQTVWGIGYKLGGCGEGEGA comes from the coding sequence ATGCGGCAAGGGGAACGGCTCAAAAGTATACTGCTCGTCGAAGACGACATGGATCTCGGTGAGCTCCTGCGCGACTGCATGGAGCGGGACGGACTGCAGGTCGTCTGGTGCCGCGACGGAATCGAGGCGAGAGAGCGGCTGACGCGCGGTGCAGCGGACGGGTATGATCTGGCCGTGCTCGATCTCATGCTGCCCGGCGCCGACGGGCTGGAGCTGCTGCGGCTTATCCGCCAGGCAGGCTCCCTTCCGGTGCTGATGATCTCCTGCCGCGGGGAGGAGACCGATAAGATCGTCGGCCTGCGGATGGGCGCCGATGATTATTTGGCGAAGCCGTTCGGGCTCGGGGAGTTCGCCGCCCGGGTCCATGCGATGCTTCGCAGGTATCTGGATTTCGGTGCTCCGCAGCAGCCTAATCCGTGGCTGGAGCAGCGGGGGATCCGGCTCAATACCGAGACCTACGAGGTCTATGTGGGCGGCAGGGAAGTCGCTTTAACCGGGAAAGAATTCGAGCTCCTGAAGGTGTTCCTGGCCCAGCCGAAGCGTGTCTACTCGAAGGCACAGCTCTTCCGGGCCGTATGGCAGCAGGAGTATCTGTATGATGAGAATACGGTCATGGTCCATATCCGGAGGCTGAGGTCCAAGATCGAGCCGGAGCCTTCCCAGCCCCGATACATTCAGACCGTCTGGGGCATCGGCTACAAGCTCGGCGGCTGCGGGGAGGGCGAAGGCGCGTGA
- a CDS encoding ABC transporter permease codes for MSGITGVGYAEWLKLRRSKGLWLLLFILLVKHVIEFSVYYQDLAYSPSRLTWSWTYYTHYRQFALGLMPIISGLMVGYVLIGEFQHNTVTGMLTYPIRRSTFLLGKYAAVFLLTVLVYGIDFGLKAAGGLLFGLPPVPWTMWLRYAECGLLLILISFAFVPLFACISLAFRNYIANMAAGTFAAVAGEVVWDVLDAAVRFPFTYPGILVGSLLDIPSRTAGVPELLQGAVGLALIFVLFLAVSLRQLSRMDIHAHEG; via the coding sequence ATGAGCGGCATAACGGGCGTGGGATATGCCGAGTGGCTGAAGCTGCGCAGGTCCAAAGGACTGTGGCTGCTGCTCTTTATTTTGCTGGTCAAGCACGTGATTGAATTCTCCGTCTATTACCAGGACCTGGCCTATTCCCCTTCGAGGCTCACCTGGAGCTGGACTTACTATACACACTACCGGCAGTTCGCTCTCGGTCTGATGCCGATCATCTCCGGCCTGATGGTGGGGTATGTGCTCATCGGTGAGTTCCAGCACAATACGGTGACCGGGATGCTGACTTATCCGATCCGGCGCAGCACGTTCCTGCTCGGCAAATATGCCGCGGTGTTCCTGCTGACGGTGCTGGTGTACGGGATCGACTTCGGACTGAAAGCGGCGGGGGGACTGCTGTTCGGGCTGCCTCCGGTGCCCTGGACGATGTGGCTGCGCTATGCCGAATGTGGGCTGCTGCTCATTCTGATCTCGTTTGCCTTCGTTCCCTTATTCGCCTGTATCTCGCTCGCCTTCCGGAATTATATTGCCAATATGGCGGCAGGCACCTTCGCCGCGGTGGCCGGTGAGGTCGTGTGGGATGTGCTGGATGCAGCCGTCCGGTTTCCCTTCACGTACCCGGGGATTCTCGTCGGCAGTCTGCTGGACATTCCATCACGGACCGCCGGGGTGCCGGAGCTTCTGCAGGGCGCCGTGGGGTTGGCGCTCATCTTCGTACTCTTCCTCGCGGTGAGCCTAAGGCAGCTGTCACGGATGGACATCCATGCACACGAAGGGTAG
- a CDS encoding ABC transporter ATP-binding protein, whose product MSTVLRTIGLTKRYAKRLTPAVEDVSIEVAAGEIYGFLGQNGAGKTTTLRMIMGLVRPTGGEVELFGRRLEGGSEGFARIGFLPEVPGHYPQLTVAEHLRLHSRLTGYAGPDRTEETLSLLGLSEVRDVRAGRLSLGLRQRLGLARAILHGPELLVLDEPTNGVDPAGLHQLRQLLLDLAKQRGMAVLLSSHLLGEVQQIADRIGIMHGGRLLQQRAAAELERTLRSCVELRVEPLEQALVVLEQKLGILDYELRDSRTIRIYGKTGQSSELARILVGEGMELRELKVRHDSLEDYYLRLIGGKGA is encoded by the coding sequence ATGAGCACGGTACTGAGAACCATTGGACTGACCAAACGCTATGCCAAACGCCTGACTCCTGCCGTGGAAGACGTCTCGATCGAGGTGGCGGCGGGGGAGATCTACGGGTTCCTCGGCCAGAACGGGGCGGGCAAAACGACAACCCTGCGCATGATCATGGGCCTCGTACGGCCGACCGGCGGAGAGGTGGAGCTCTTCGGCCGGCGGCTGGAGGGCGGCAGCGAGGGCTTCGCGCGCATCGGCTTCCTGCCGGAGGTGCCGGGGCATTATCCGCAGCTGACGGTGGCCGAGCACCTGCGTCTGCACAGCCGGCTGACCGGCTATGCCGGGCCCGACCGCACGGAGGAGACCCTGAGCCTGCTGGGGCTCAGCGAAGTGAGGGACGTCCGCGCGGGGCGCTTGTCGCTGGGGCTCCGCCAGCGGCTCGGGCTGGCCCGGGCCATCCTGCACGGTCCGGAGCTGCTCGTCCTCGACGAGCCGACCAACGGGGTCGATCCCGCCGGGCTCCACCAGCTGCGCCAGCTTCTCCTGGACCTGGCCAAGCAGCGCGGCATGGCGGTTCTGCTGTCGAGCCATCTGCTTGGCGAGGTGCAGCAGATCGCGGACCGGATCGGCATCATGCACGGGGGCCGGCTGCTCCAGCAGAGAGCGGCCGCCGAGCTGGAGCGGACGCTGCGAAGCTGTGTCGAGCTGCGGGTCGAGCCGCTCGAGCAGGCGCTTGTGGTGCTGGAGCAGAAGCTCGGGATTCTTGATTATGAGCTGCGGGATTCCCGCACGATTCGAATCTATGGGAAGACCGGACAGTCCTCCGAGCTGGCCCGCATCCTCGTCGGCGAAGGCATGGAGCTGCGGGAGCTGAAGGTCAGGCATGACTCCCTGGAGGATTATTATCTGCGGCTGATCGGGGGGAAGGGCGCATGA
- a CDS encoding serine hydrolase domain-containing protein encodes MNSGLSQTRLERMHSVMAGYVERGEVPGIVTLVYRRGEVHAEARGTLTIGGVPVRRDSIFRIASMTKPVIAAAAMILVEECRLRLDDPVDSLLPELADRRVLRRLDGPVDDTVQANRPITLRDLLTFRLGFGAVMAPPGTYPIQQAIAEAGLEPSPTPPAVTSDEWMKRLGQLPLLHQPGEGWLYHTGSDILGVLIARASGQGLEAFLKERLFDPLGMKDTGFHVPAAQADRLSAAYARDPETGGLRVFDDPQDSAWTQPPVFASGGGGLVSTADDYLAFCRMLLGRGRLGRERILSRSAVELMTADHLTAEQKETARPFFGGHSGWGFGGAVSLRRTELWQTPGRFGWDGGFGTSGYTDPQEDLVGILLTQRMMESPRGPRVFTDFWTSVYQAIED; translated from the coding sequence ATGAACAGCGGCTTGTCCCAAACGCGGCTGGAGCGCATGCACTCGGTTATGGCCGGATACGTCGAGCGCGGTGAGGTGCCGGGCATTGTCACGCTCGTCTACCGCAGGGGCGAGGTCCATGCGGAGGCACGGGGCACCCTGACCATTGGAGGAGTGCCTGTCCGCAGGGACTCGATCTTCCGCATCGCTTCGATGACGAAGCCGGTCATCGCCGCAGCGGCGATGATCCTGGTGGAGGAGTGCCGCCTGCGGCTGGACGATCCGGTGGACAGCCTGCTGCCCGAACTGGCGGACCGCAGGGTGCTGCGCCGGCTGGACGGCCCGGTGGACGATACCGTCCAAGCCAACCGGCCGATCACGCTGCGGGATCTGCTGACGTTCCGGCTCGGTTTCGGCGCGGTGATGGCCCCGCCGGGCACGTATCCGATCCAGCAGGCGATCGCTGAAGCGGGCCTGGAGCCCTCTCCGACGCCGCCCGCGGTGACGTCGGACGAGTGGATGAAGCGCCTCGGGCAGCTGCCGCTGCTTCATCAGCCCGGGGAAGGCTGGTTGTATCACACCGGCTCCGACATTCTCGGCGTGCTGATTGCCCGGGCTTCAGGCCAAGGGCTCGAAGCGTTCCTGAAGGAGCGGCTGTTCGACCCGCTGGGGATGAAGGACACGGGCTTTCATGTGCCGGCAGCCCAGGCGGACCGTCTGTCCGCAGCCTATGCGCGCGATCCGGAGACCGGCGGCTTACGGGTCTTCGATGATCCGCAGGACAGCGCCTGGACGCAGCCGCCCGTCTTTGCCTCCGGCGGGGGAGGACTCGTCTCCACCGCCGACGATTATCTGGCCTTCTGCCGGATGCTGCTCGGCAGAGGCCGGCTGGGGCGAGAGCGCATCCTGTCCCGCTCCGCCGTCGAGCTGATGACCGCCGACCACCTGACGGCGGAGCAGAAAGAAACGGCCCGCCCGTTCTTCGGCGGACACAGCGGGTGGGGCTTCGGCGGCGCGGTCAGCCTTCGCCGCACCGAGCTCTGGCAGACGCCCGGCCGGTTCGGCTGGGACGGAGGCTTCGGAACCTCGGGGTACACCGATCCGCAGGAGGATCTCGTGGGCATCCTGCTGACCCAGCGCATGATGGAGTCTCCGAGGGGGCCGCGCGTGTTCACGGATTTCTGGACCTCAGTCTACCAAGCCATCGAAGACTAA
- a CDS encoding polysaccharide deacetylase family protein — MPHSMLIHEVNTNRRAVAFTFDDGPHPVYTPQLLEIFRESGGKATFYVIGEHLERYEEMARRCVEEGHELGNHTYTHPYLSKLGAEECRLELVRTEERIEALTGRNPATFRPPYLDFDETAASLTKERGYAVIGAVNMGAEDWRQPGVEHILQATRSTVRSGSILIFHDGYGAREQTVEAVRILAAELSAQGYELVTVSELLASQAEAGERSR; from the coding sequence GTGCCGCATTCCATGCTGATCCATGAAGTGAACACGAACCGGAGGGCCGTCGCCTTCACTTTCGACGACGGGCCGCATCCGGTCTATACGCCGCAGCTCCTGGAGATCTTCCGGGAATCCGGGGGAAAAGCGACCTTCTACGTGATCGGCGAGCATCTCGAACGGTATGAAGAGATGGCCCGTCGGTGCGTGGAGGAGGGGCATGAGCTCGGCAATCATACCTACACGCATCCGTATCTCTCGAAGCTTGGCGCAGAAGAGTGCCGGCTGGAGCTTGTGCGGACGGAGGAGCGCATCGAGGCGCTGACCGGCCGAAATCCGGCGACTTTCCGGCCGCCTTACCTGGATTTCGATGAGACCGCCGCCTCTCTGACGAAGGAGAGGGGATACGCGGTCATCGGAGCGGTGAACATGGGTGCAGAGGACTGGCGCCAGCCGGGTGTGGAGCATATCCTGCAGGCAACCCGGAGCACGGTCCGCAGCGGAAGCATTCTGATCTTCCATGACGGATACGGTGCCCGGGAGCAGACGGTGGAGGCCGTCCGGATCCTGGCGGCGGAGCTGTCCGCGCAGGGGTATGAGCTGGTCACAGTCAGCGAGCTTCTGGCGTCGCAGGCTGAAGCGGGAGAACGGAGCCGCTGA
- a CDS encoding carbohydrate ABC transporter permease — translation MASRSLGTRAGYGLLYAVLAAAAVIQLLPLVWLLFFSLKNNQEVFNLPPLALPAELRWENYANVWNQGNISRYFINSVWMTVLSVLLTILLASFVTFAITRMRWKLSPLVLGVFMVGLMIPVHSTLIPLFSMFQKLSLTDSPASIVLSYTAFNLPITIMILLGFYQSLPHEVEEAAVMDGCSINRLFFSVILPMTASVIVTAAIINMIYNWNEFIFVNTFISTDELKTLTVGVQNFVGQYTTDWGAIGATLMISILPILLIFFVLSNRIVEGIAAGSVKG, via the coding sequence ATGGCATCCCGTTCGCTCGGCACCAGGGCCGGGTATGGTCTCTTGTATGCGGTTCTGGCCGCCGCCGCCGTCATCCAGCTTCTTCCGCTGGTCTGGCTGCTCTTTTTCTCGCTGAAGAATAATCAGGAAGTGTTCAACCTTCCCCCGCTGGCCCTCCCGGCTGAGCTGAGATGGGAGAATTACGCCAATGTCTGGAACCAGGGGAATATCTCCCGGTACTTCATCAACAGCGTATGGATGACGGTGCTGTCCGTCCTGCTCACGATCCTGCTCGCCAGCTTCGTCACCTTCGCGATTACCCGTATGCGCTGGAAGCTGAGTCCGCTTGTGCTCGGGGTGTTCATGGTGGGCCTCATGATCCCGGTCCATTCGACCCTCATCCCGCTGTTCAGCATGTTCCAGAAGCTGTCGCTGACCGATTCCCCTGCGAGCATCGTCCTGTCTTATACGGCCTTCAATCTGCCGATCACGATCATGATTCTGCTCGGGTTCTACCAGTCGCTGCCGCATGAGGTGGAGGAGGCGGCGGTCATGGACGGCTGCTCGATCAACCGCCTGTTCTTCAGCGTCATCCTGCCGATGACCGCTTCCGTAATCGTTACCGCAGCGATCATTAACATGATCTACAACTGGAACGAGTTCATCTTCGTGAATACGTTCATCTCGACCGATGAACTCAAGACGCTCACCGTCGGGGTCCAGAACTTCGTCGGCCAGTATACGACCGATTGGGGAGCGATCGGGGCGACCCTGATGATCAGCATTCTGCCGATCCTGCTCATCTTCTTCGTTCTGAGCAACCGGATCGTGGAAGGCATTGCCGCCGGCTCCGTGAAGGGATAA
- a CDS encoding carbohydrate ABC transporter permease: protein MHKVMSNPKMIALYVLPSLLLILGIIYVPIILTGYYGLMQWDGVSPMTFIGLENYKTLLQDAAFGNSMLHSFLFAVLSTLSLSVYMLIALVLSGQIKGANLLRKIYLIPMLLSSVAIAQLWLKIYHPSSGILNSFLEALGVEETPDWLADPDIVLTALFVPILWQYAGFYILIYYAALKNIPSSLIEAARIDGANSLQIALRIKLPLAAEVIKVTVVLAVVGSLKYFDLIYVMTDGGPNGASEVMASYMYSKAFRSFDFGYASAIGFFLLIVCLVMTWGIRRLTATKDTIEYS, encoded by the coding sequence ATGCACAAAGTGATGTCCAACCCCAAAATGATTGCCTTATACGTACTGCCTTCCCTGCTGTTGATTCTCGGCATCATCTATGTGCCGATTATCCTGACCGGCTATTACGGTCTCATGCAGTGGGACGGTGTCAGCCCGATGACCTTCATCGGCCTGGAGAATTACAAGACCCTGCTTCAGGATGCCGCATTCGGGAACAGCATGCTGCATTCGTTCCTGTTTGCCGTGCTCTCGACCCTGAGCCTGAGCGTCTATATGCTGATTGCGCTGGTGCTGTCCGGGCAGATCAAGGGGGCGAACCTGCTCCGCAAAATCTACCTGATCCCGATGCTCCTGTCCTCCGTCGCGATCGCCCAGCTGTGGCTCAAGATTTATCATCCCTCGAGCGGAATCCTCAACAGCTTCCTCGAGGCGCTCGGGGTGGAGGAGACACCGGACTGGCTGGCCGACCCGGACATTGTGCTCACCGCGCTGTTCGTGCCGATCCTGTGGCAATACGCCGGCTTCTACATCCTGATCTACTATGCCGCCCTGAAGAACATTCCGTCTTCCCTGATTGAGGCGGCACGCATCGACGGCGCGAACTCCCTGCAGATCGCCCTGCGGATCAAGCTGCCGCTTGCTGCCGAAGTGATCAAGGTAACGGTCGTACTCGCGGTCGTCGGATCGCTGAAGTATTTTGACCTGATCTATGTCATGACGGACGGGGGGCCGAACGGCGCTTCCGAGGTGATGGCCTCCTACATGTACTCCAAAGCGTTCCGCAGCTTCGATTTCGGATACGCCAGCGCCATCGGCTTTTTCCTGCTGATCGTGTGCCTGGTCATGACCTGGGGCATCCGCAGGCTGACCGCCACCAAAGATACGATCGAATATTCGTGA